From the Priestia koreensis genome, one window contains:
- the dcuS gene encoding DcuS/MalK family sensor histidine kinase encodes MKKGRWSLQLTIMLLVCGVVAFSLFITDILVSRTTADIIQKREGEKAQSIGRTVAMTPVVIQALSQQQPNNGVQRFASQIKKTTGVEFIVVMDNKGIRLSHPDPRKIGKKFVGGDQKAVLRGKEHISISKGTLGTSLRSFTPVYDEKGKQVGAVSVGISLEKVHVAVARSRSNIYTGTLVGILVGVIGAVLLARYIKKILFGLEPAQISKVLEERSAILQSAHEGIIAVDQHSTITLVNRAAAKILSKAGVDHTNFIGKKIDDIIPGSNLKNILVHGQEELGTEQDVKGIVLVVNRVPIIVKGQIVGALSTFRDKTEIHQMAVQLTGVRLYADALRAQSHEFMNKLHVILGMVHMKKYDQLDLYINELADHRKNETNFITKMIKDPVLAGFLTGKLSYAREEGVKMTIKMEYPLPPPSDTDVTHELITIIGNLIENAVDALNGHAIKRIEVEFDYADEILSVDVTDNGSGITKEQLNHIFQKGYSTKGENRGIGLYLVQQSLDKLNGEIEISSTKGQGTRIAIYVPYIAKEISDE; translated from the coding sequence TTGAAAAAAGGGCGTTGGAGCTTGCAGCTCACTATTATGCTTTTAGTATGCGGGGTCGTGGCGTTTTCTTTATTTATTACAGATATTTTAGTGAGTCGCACCACCGCAGATATTATTCAAAAACGAGAAGGAGAAAAAGCCCAGAGCATTGGCCGAACGGTTGCGATGACGCCAGTTGTTATTCAAGCTCTTTCACAGCAGCAGCCTAACAACGGTGTTCAGCGTTTTGCTAGCCAAATTAAAAAAACGACAGGAGTAGAATTTATTGTCGTAATGGACAATAAAGGGATACGTCTTTCACACCCTGACCCACGTAAAATAGGCAAAAAGTTTGTTGGAGGAGATCAAAAGGCGGTTCTACGTGGAAAAGAGCATATCTCCATTTCAAAAGGAACGCTTGGTACATCACTGCGCTCGTTTACACCTGTATATGACGAAAAGGGAAAGCAGGTAGGAGCAGTATCTGTAGGTATTTCCCTTGAGAAAGTTCATGTAGCAGTGGCCAGAAGTCGCTCTAATATTTATACAGGGACGTTAGTGGGGATTTTAGTTGGGGTGATTGGTGCTGTCCTGCTAGCTCGTTACATAAAAAAGATTCTATTTGGACTTGAGCCTGCGCAAATTTCAAAAGTACTGGAAGAACGAAGTGCTATCTTGCAATCAGCTCATGAAGGAATTATTGCGGTTGATCAGCATTCTACGATTACTCTTGTAAATCGTGCGGCAGCTAAAATCCTTTCTAAGGCAGGTGTCGACCACACCAATTTTATAGGTAAAAAAATTGATGATATTATTCCAGGTTCAAATCTCAAAAATATTTTGGTTCATGGACAAGAGGAGCTAGGAACAGAGCAAGATGTGAAGGGAATTGTGTTAGTTGTTAACCGTGTTCCAATTATCGTGAAAGGTCAAATTGTCGGTGCTTTATCTACATTTCGTGATAAAACAGAGATCCATCAAATGGCTGTTCAGCTTACAGGAGTGCGGTTGTATGCCGATGCGCTTCGGGCGCAGTCACATGAGTTTATGAATAAGCTACATGTTATTCTCGGAATGGTGCATATGAAAAAATATGATCAGCTGGACCTTTATATAAATGAATTAGCTGACCATCGTAAAAACGAAACAAACTTTATTACCAAAATGATCAAAGATCCTGTGTTAGCAGGATTTCTAACGGGAAAATTAAGTTATGCCCGTGAAGAAGGCGTCAAAATGACGATTAAAATGGAGTATCCCTTACCGCCTCCAAGCGATACAGACGTTACACATGAGCTCATTACCATTATTGGAAATCTAATTGAAAACGCGGTGGATGCCTTAAATGGTCATGCAATTAAACGAATTGAGGTTGAATTTGATTACGCGGATGAAATCTTAAGTGTAGACGTAACAGACAACGGATCTGGTATTACGAAAGAACAGTTAAATCATATTTTTCAAAAAGGATATTCAACAAAAGGGGAAAATAGAGGAATTGGCCTGTATCTAGTACAACAAAGTCTTGATAAACTAAACGGAGAAATAGAAATATCATCGACGAAAGGACAAGGAACTCGAATCGCGATTTACGTACCCTATATAGCAAAGGAGATATCGGATGAATAA
- a CDS encoding response regulator, whose protein sequence is MNKVMIVEDDPMVAEFNKRYLEKIDDFELVATCSSVDEAIFILNEKKVELILLDIFMPGKNGLELLSYIRENDMKVDVIVISAASDTERIQKALRLGAVDYLIKPFEFERFSAALTAYYKKNTFLQSADHINQEQLDERILHNEEKALPEELPKGLSQDTLKLVWDAVQEMKSHSFSTEEIVNITGISRVSVRKYLKFLKHIDVVDVKVHYGNIGRPISQHKINESKTHHIQQYL, encoded by the coding sequence ATGAATAAGGTCATGATTGTAGAAGATGATCCAATGGTTGCGGAATTTAACAAACGATATTTAGAGAAGATTGATGATTTCGAGTTGGTTGCAACTTGTTCCTCTGTGGATGAGGCAATATTCATTTTAAACGAAAAGAAAGTTGAGCTCATTTTATTGGATATTTTTATGCCGGGGAAAAATGGGCTAGAATTACTTTCCTATATACGAGAGAACGATATGAAGGTGGATGTGATCGTCATTTCTGCTGCTTCTGATACAGAGCGCATTCAGAAAGCGTTAAGACTTGGAGCAGTCGATTATTTGATTAAGCCATTTGAATTTGAGCGCTTTAGTGCTGCGTTAACAGCTTACTATAAGAAAAATACTTTTTTACAATCCGCTGATCATATTAACCAAGAGCAATTAGATGAACGCATTTTACATAATGAAGAGAAAGCCCTCCCTGAAGAATTACCAAAAGGTCTATCACAGGACACATTAAAACTGGTATGGGATGCGGTACAGGAAATGAAATCTCATTCATTTTCGACAGAAGAGATTGTGAATATAACAGGGATTTCACGCGTATCTGTACGGAAATATTTAAAGTTCCTCAAGCATATTGATGTGGTAGATGTAAAAGTTCATTATGGAAATATTGGGCGTCCTATTTCACAGCACAAAATTAATGAGTCCAAGACTCATCATATTCAGCAATATTTGTAA
- a CDS encoding NAD-dependent malic enzyme, translating into MNTVFMTEKDVLKTNLKGKEVLLNPFLNKGVAFSKEERKELGLQGLLPSNVLTLEEQATRAYAQFKDQHNPIRKNGLLYDLFNRNVVLFYRLLKDHLREMLPIIYTPTVGEAIQKYSHEYHRPGGLYLSIDSMDEMEETFKNLGYSEDDIDLVVVTDSESILGIGDQGVGGINIAIGKLAVYTAAAGIDPSRVLPVVLDVGTNNEKLIQDPLYIGNKFDRVRGEKYDEFIDLFVSHARSFFPEVLIHWEDLGNVNARNIINKYGKEILTFNDDIQGTGAVTLAGIMSALQVTGIPLSEQRIVVFGPGAAGIGNADQIVDAMVLEGVSTEDAYNKFWAVDYRGLLTDEVSDVFPFQQPYTRNAEEVKDWARNEEGIIPLAEVIKQVKPHILIGTSGQAGAFSEEIVKEMAKHVERPIIMPMSNPTPLAEAVPADLLEWTDGKALIATGSPFDDITYNGVTYEIGQSNNAFVFPGLGLGAIVAKAKVISNGMLAAAAHAVADISDSSFPGASLLPSIDQLEEVSKAVAVAVAKAAIEEGVAQENIEDIEQAITNAMWKPEYKIIERA; encoded by the coding sequence ATGAATACAGTTTTCATGACAGAAAAAGATGTATTAAAAACAAATTTAAAAGGGAAAGAAGTTCTTCTCAACCCATTCCTAAATAAGGGTGTAGCTTTTTCAAAAGAAGAACGAAAAGAACTTGGGCTTCAGGGTCTACTGCCTTCTAACGTATTAACTCTTGAAGAGCAAGCAACAAGAGCTTACGCACAGTTCAAAGATCAGCATAACCCAATTCGCAAAAACGGTCTTTTATACGATTTATTCAATCGTAACGTTGTATTATTTTACCGACTATTAAAAGATCATTTGCGCGAAATGCTTCCAATTATCTACACACCAACGGTAGGGGAAGCAATCCAAAAATATTCTCATGAATATCATCGTCCAGGTGGACTATATCTATCCATCGACAGCATGGATGAAATGGAAGAAACATTCAAAAACCTTGGATACAGCGAAGATGACATTGATTTAGTCGTTGTAACGGATTCAGAAAGTATTCTAGGAATTGGTGACCAAGGGGTAGGCGGTATTAATATCGCAATCGGTAAATTAGCTGTTTACACAGCAGCTGCTGGTATTGATCCTAGCCGTGTCCTTCCTGTTGTTTTAGACGTTGGAACAAACAACGAAAAACTAATTCAAGATCCATTATATATCGGAAACAAATTTGATCGTGTACGCGGTGAAAAATACGATGAGTTCATCGATCTATTCGTATCACATGCACGTAGCTTCTTCCCAGAAGTTCTAATCCATTGGGAAGACTTAGGAAACGTTAATGCACGTAACATCATCAACAAATATGGAAAAGAAATTCTTACATTTAATGATGATATTCAAGGAACAGGTGCTGTTACACTTGCAGGAATCATGTCTGCACTACAAGTAACAGGTATTCCTCTTTCTGAACAACGTATCGTTGTATTTGGACCAGGGGCAGCTGGTATCGGGAACGCCGATCAAATTGTTGATGCAATGGTTCTAGAAGGCGTGTCAACAGAAGACGCGTACAATAAATTCTGGGCTGTAGATTACCGAGGATTACTAACGGATGAAGTTTCAGACGTATTCCCGTTCCAACAGCCATATACACGAAATGCAGAAGAAGTAAAAGATTGGGCACGTAATGAAGAAGGAATCATTCCTTTAGCAGAAGTGATTAAACAGGTTAAACCACATATCTTAATTGGTACGTCTGGACAAGCTGGTGCCTTCTCTGAAGAGATCGTAAAAGAAATGGCGAAGCACGTTGAACGTCCAATTATTATGCCAATGTCAAATCCAACACCGTTAGCAGAAGCTGTACCAGCAGATCTTCTTGAATGGACAGATGGAAAAGCGCTTATTGCGACAGGAAGTCCATTTGATGACATCACATACAACGGTGTAACGTATGAAATTGGTCAATCAAATAATGCATTTGTTTTCCCAGGGCTTGGTCTAGGTGCAATTGTAGCGAAGGCGAAAGTTATTTCAAACGGTATGCTAGCAGCGGCAGCACATGCAGTAGCAGATATTTCTGACAGCAGCTTCCCTGGTGCATCGTTGTTACCTTCTATCGATCAACTAGAAGAAGTATCAAAAGCCGTAGCCGTAGCTGTTGCAAAAGCAGCGATTGAAGAAGGTGTAGCTCAGGAAAACATCGAGGATATCGAACAAGCTATTACAAATGCTATGTGGAAACCAGAATATAAAATCATTGAACGTGCTTAA
- a CDS encoding AEC family transporter, whose amino-acid sequence MSIGSIFLTLIPIFFTIILGYLGGYFKVFNADASKGLNTLVTKFALPAHLFIGITTTKKQTLIDQWSFFLTMTICIIGFYIILLIIARTIFKYDLTSASMFSLNSTQPAFAFMGISVLGSLFGAQEVAIPIAITGIVVNALLDPLATIVGTIGSKEKSDEKSNTLGIILHGLSEPLACIPLLAVVVTLLGFQAPDILKTTLDQIGSVTSGVALFAVGVTVGIRKINLRGVAIGISLLKVVVVPLFMVLVAHLVGLNHADTVKAILLVAFPGSAVAAMISTRFDSLSTETASSFVLSTVLSLISLPIYISILM is encoded by the coding sequence ATGAGTATTGGAAGTATATTTTTAACGTTAATCCCTATCTTTTTTACAATTATTTTAGGATATTTAGGTGGGTATTTTAAAGTATTTAACGCAGACGCATCAAAAGGATTGAACACGTTAGTGACAAAGTTTGCCTTACCGGCACATTTGTTCATCGGAATTACAACGACGAAAAAGCAAACGCTAATTGATCAATGGTCATTCTTCTTAACGATGACAATTTGTATTATTGGCTTTTATATCATTTTATTAATTATTGCTCGTACAATCTTTAAATATGATCTAACATCAGCATCAATGTTCTCTCTTAATTCAACGCAGCCAGCATTTGCGTTTATGGGAATTTCCGTACTAGGGAGCTTGTTCGGAGCTCAAGAAGTCGCTATTCCAATTGCCATTACTGGTATCGTTGTAAATGCTTTATTAGATCCATTAGCTACAATCGTTGGTACAATTGGTTCTAAAGAAAAATCAGACGAGAAATCAAACACATTAGGTATCATTCTACATGGTCTTAGTGAACCGCTTGCTTGTATTCCGTTACTAGCAGTTGTTGTTACACTATTAGGCTTCCAAGCGCCTGATATTTTAAAAACAACATTAGACCAAATCGGATCTGTTACATCTGGTGTTGCGTTATTTGCAGTAGGGGTAACAGTTGGAATTCGCAAAATTAACCTTCGAGGTGTTGCGATTGGAATTTCACTACTAAAAGTGGTTGTTGTTCCATTATTCATGGTTCTTGTTGCACATTTAGTAGGACTAAACCATGCTGATACAGTTAAAGCGATTTTACTTGTTGCGTTCCCAGGTTCAGCAGTAGCTGCAATGATCTCAACACGCTTTGATTCATTATCAACCGAAACAGCTTCTTCATTCGTATTGAGTACGGTTTTATCACTAATTTCATTACCAATTTATATTTCAATTTTAATGTAA
- a CDS encoding YfhE family protein, giving the protein MSSTRKKSDQTKSTLRRAQEVTYAREFKMADRAGGFDIKKPQF; this is encoded by the coding sequence ATGAGTAGCACTCGTAAAAAAAGTGATCAAACAAAGAGCACATTAAGACGTGCACAGGAAGTTACATATGCCCGCGAATTTAAAATGGCTGATCGTGCTGGTGGCTTTGATATTAAAAAACCACAGTTTTAA
- a CDS encoding GNAT family N-acetyltransferase, translating to MLKKRDLQDCHALYELMVHPDVFPFVRHKAHSYEEYLFTTKQLMEAEEHGELISRTITDEWGNPIGAINLYDIQDQAGFLGTWLGKPYHGKGYNQPAKEVFFNELFYELGIERIFMRIRKVNIRSAKAAEKLPYVTLANDTHKSLYDQINQPEEVYNLYEISKDLYTLHLLRTEQQETQEDHLKEA from the coding sequence ATGTTAAAAAAACGAGACCTTCAAGACTGCCACGCTTTATACGAACTAATGGTGCACCCTGATGTCTTCCCTTTTGTTCGCCATAAAGCCCATTCTTATGAAGAATACCTATTTACAACAAAACAACTAATGGAAGCCGAAGAACATGGTGAACTCATTTCCCGTACGATTACGGACGAATGGGGAAATCCGATCGGTGCCATTAATTTGTACGACATACAGGATCAAGCTGGGTTTTTAGGTACTTGGCTAGGAAAGCCGTATCATGGAAAAGGCTATAATCAGCCAGCAAAAGAAGTGTTCTTCAACGAACTGTTTTACGAGCTAGGCATCGAACGAATCTTCATGCGTATTCGCAAAGTAAATATTCGCTCTGCAAAAGCGGCTGAGAAATTGCCGTACGTTACACTTGCAAACGATACGCACAAAAGCCTGTATGACCAAATTAATCAGCCTGAAGAAGTATATAACTTGTATGAGATTTCAAAAGACCTCTACACGTTACACCTACTTCGTACAGAACAGCAGGAAACTCAGGAAGATCACTTAAAAGAAGCATAA
- a CDS encoding amidohydrolase, producing the protein MEKVLFKNATIYPITTPPLFNHDLLVENGRISRMAENILPENGVHVIECGGQYLLPGFIDVHTHLGLYDEGTGWAGNDANETVEPLTPHIRALDSVHPLDSGFQDAIQYGITTVHIMPGSANVIGGTTSVIKTHGKNISKMLVRETAGLKVALGENPKRIHSQGNKDSITRMGIMGMLREAFYQAKHADNVDDIRVKPLVQALTKQIPVRIHAHRADDIMSAVRFGEEFDLDIRIEHCTEGHLIAEELGGRNLKVSVGPTLTRRSKVELKNKSWTTYQTLADQGVEVSITTDHPYTPIQYLNICASIAVREGFDENRALEAITINPARNLGIDRSLGSLETGKDADLVLWTHHPFHYLGKPILTMVAGKILFKKN; encoded by the coding sequence ATGGAAAAAGTATTATTTAAAAATGCGACCATCTATCCTATCACTACCCCTCCCCTTTTTAATCATGATTTGCTCGTAGAGAATGGAAGAATTAGTAGGATGGCAGAAAATATTCTTCCTGAAAACGGCGTGCATGTTATTGAATGTGGGGGGCAATATTTACTTCCTGGGTTTATTGATGTTCATACCCACTTAGGTCTGTACGATGAAGGGACGGGATGGGCAGGAAACGACGCAAACGAAACGGTCGAACCACTTACCCCTCACATTCGAGCTTTGGATAGCGTTCATCCTCTTGATTCAGGCTTTCAAGACGCCATTCAGTATGGGATTACGACTGTCCACATTATGCCTGGTAGTGCCAATGTTATCGGTGGGACCACATCTGTTATCAAGACTCATGGTAAGAACATTTCAAAAATGTTAGTTCGCGAAACTGCTGGTCTAAAAGTGGCATTAGGAGAAAATCCAAAGCGGATTCACAGTCAAGGAAATAAAGACTCTATTACACGAATGGGCATTATGGGGATGCTGAGAGAAGCATTTTATCAAGCCAAGCATGCAGATAATGTGGATGACATACGCGTAAAGCCACTTGTCCAAGCCCTGACCAAGCAAATTCCAGTTCGAATTCACGCACATCGCGCTGATGATATTATGTCAGCCGTTCGATTCGGAGAAGAATTTGACTTAGACATCCGTATTGAACATTGCACAGAGGGACATTTGATTGCTGAGGAACTAGGTGGACGCAATCTGAAGGTTAGCGTGGGACCTACTTTGACGCGGCGATCGAAGGTGGAGTTAAAAAACAAAAGCTGGACAACGTATCAAACTCTGGCTGATCAAGGCGTGGAAGTGTCCATTACCACCGATCACCCTTATACCCCTATTCAATATTTAAATATATGTGCCTCCATTGCGGTTCGTGAGGGATTTGATGAGAATCGTGCGCTAGAAGCAATCACGATTAATCCCGCTCGAAATCTAGGCATCGATCGTTCATTAGGCAGCCTAGAAACCGGAAAAGATGCTGATTTAGTCCTCTGGACACACCATCCATTTCACTACCTTGGAAAGCCTATTCTGACAATGGTTGCTGGAAAAATTTTATTTAAAAAAAATTAA
- a CDS encoding TIGR01777 family oxidoreductase: protein MKIVIAGGTGLVGSALTKHFLQQGHTVAILTRNANKPKHDPNLSYIEWMKTDSYPEHEVEGADAVINLAGVSLNSGRWTEERKKAILSSRLETTTEIVRILGALNQKPSVYINASAVGYYGTSLTDTFTDYSASSGDDFLAQTVKAWEQAAMQAENIGIRTVLARFGIVLDRNKGALPTMVLPYKLFAGGTLGSGKQWVSWIHIQDLVHILAFAIEHEDIEGPLNVTTPHPIRMKEMGKAISQAIHRPHWLPAPSFALKIVLGDMSLMVLEGQKVIPQKLGEHHYNFAYNNIDEALKDLL, encoded by the coding sequence ATGAAGATTGTTATTGCAGGAGGCACAGGACTGGTAGGCTCTGCCCTCACTAAACACTTTTTACAGCAAGGTCACACGGTGGCAATTTTAACGCGAAATGCCAACAAACCAAAGCACGATCCAAATCTCTCTTATATTGAGTGGATGAAAACAGACAGCTATCCAGAGCATGAAGTAGAGGGCGCAGATGCCGTGATTAATCTCGCAGGAGTTTCACTGAACAGCGGTCGTTGGACTGAGGAGCGAAAGAAAGCAATTTTAAGCAGCCGTTTAGAAACAACGACTGAAATTGTGCGTATTTTGGGTGCTCTTAACCAAAAGCCTTCTGTTTATATTAATGCGAGCGCTGTTGGCTATTACGGTACGTCTCTTACGGATACGTTTACCGATTACTCTGCGTCAAGTGGGGATGACTTTTTAGCACAAACGGTAAAAGCCTGGGAACAAGCCGCTATGCAGGCTGAGAACATTGGCATTCGAACCGTTCTTGCTAGATTTGGTATTGTGCTTGATCGCAATAAAGGAGCACTTCCAACTATGGTGCTTCCGTACAAACTATTTGCAGGGGGCACATTAGGTTCAGGAAAGCAATGGGTTTCGTGGATTCACATCCAGGATCTCGTTCATATTCTTGCATTTGCAATCGAACACGAAGACATTGAAGGACCGTTAAACGTGACGACACCGCATCCGATTCGGATGAAAGAAATGGGCAAAGCAATTTCACAGGCCATTCACCGTCCTCATTGGCTTCCAGCACCCTCTTTTGCACTCAAAATCGTTCTAGGAGATATGAGTTTGATGGTGCTCGAAGGACAAAAAGTAATTCCGCAAAAGTTGGGTGAACATCATTACAATTTTGCATATAATAATATTGATGAAGCACTGAAAGATCTACTATAA